One Lepus europaeus isolate LE1 chromosome 7, mLepTim1.pri, whole genome shotgun sequence DNA segment encodes these proteins:
- the DHCR7 gene encoding 7-dehydrocholesterol reductase codes for MAARSQPSAPTAENLGSTTHGQPVSQGQWGRAWEVDWFSLASVVLLLLFAPFIVYYFIMACDQYSCSLTAPVADIATGRARLADIWAKTPPVTKKAAQLYACWVSFQVLLYVMLPDFCHKFLPGYVGGVQEGAVTPAGVVNKYEINGLQAWLITHLLWFANAYLLSWFPPTIIFDNWIPLLWCTNVLGYAVSTFAMVKGYLFPTNAEDCKFTGNFFYNFMMGVEFNPRIGKWFDFKLFFNGRPGIVAWTLINLSFAAKQRELYGHVTNSMVLVNVLQGIYVLDFFWNEAWYLKTIDICHDHFGWYLGWGDCVWLPYLYTLQGLYLVYHPVQLSTPHALGVLLLGLLGYYIFRMANHQKDLFRSTDGRCLIWGRKPRAIECSYTSADGQKHRSKLLVSGFWGVARHFNYTGDLLGSLAYCLACGGGHLLPYFYVMYMTILLTHRCLRDEHRCANKYGADWARYKAAVPYRLLPGIF; via the exons ATGGCTGCCAGGTCCCAGCCCAGCGCTCCCACGGCAGAGAACCTGGGCAGCACCACCCATGGCCAGCCTGTGTCCCAAGGCCAGTGGGGCCGTGCCTG GGAGGTGGACTGGTTCTCCTTGGCGAGCGTCGTCCTCCTGCTGCTCTTTGCGCCCTTCATCGTGTACTACTTCATCATGGCCTGTGACCAGTACAGCTGCTCCCTCACCGCCCCCGTGGCCGACATCGCCACCGGCCGGGCCCGCCTCGCCGACATCTGGGCCAAGACCCCGCCGGTGACAAAGAAAGCAGCCCAGCTGTACGCCTGCTGGGTCTCGTTCCAG GTGCTGCTGTACGTGATGCTGCCTGACTTCTGCCATAAGTTTCTACCAGGCTACGTGGGAGGCGTCCAGGAAGGGGCCGTGACCCCTGCAG GGGTCGTCAACAAGTACGAAATCAACGGCCTGCAAGCCTGGCTCATCACCCATCTGCTGTGGTTCGCCAACGCGTACCTCCTGTCCTGGTTCCCACCCACCATCATCTTTGACAACTGGATCCCGCTGCTGTGGTGCACCAACGTCCTCGGCTACGCCGTCTCCACCTTTGCCATGGTCAAGGGCTACTTGTTCCCCACCAACGCCGAAGACTG CAAATTCACAGGCAACTTCTTTTACAACTTCATGATGGGCGTTGAGTTTAACCCCCGGATCGGGAAGTGGTTTGACTTCAAGCTGTTCTTCAACGGGCGGCCCGGCATCGTTGCCTGGACCCTCATCAACCTGTCCTTTGCGGCCAAGCAGCGGGAGCTCTACGGCCACGTGACCAACTCCATGGTCCTGGTCAACGTCCTCCAG GGCATCTACGTGCTCGACTTCTTCTGGAACGAAGCGTGGTACCTAAAGACCATCGACATCTGCCATGACCACTTCGGCTGGTACCTGGGCTGGGGCGACTGCGTGTGGCTGCCCTACCTCTACACACTGCAG GGGCTGTACCTGGTCTACCACCCGGTGCAGCTGTCCACCCCGCACGCCTTGGGCGTCCTGCTGCTGGGCCTGCTGGGCTACTACATCTTCCGCATGGCCAACCATCAGAAGGACCTGTTCCGCAGCACTGACGGCCGCTGCCTGATCTGGGGCCGGAAGCCCAGGGCCATCGAGTGTTCCTACACCTCGGCCGACGGGCAGAAGCACCGGAGCAAGCTGCTGGTGTCCGGCTTCTGGGGCGTGGCGCGCCACTTCAACTACACGGGCGACCTGCTGGGCAGCCTGGCCTACTGCCTGGCCTGCGGCGGGGGCCACCTGCTGCCCTACTTCTATGTCATGTACATGACCATCCTGCTGACCCACCGCTGCCTGCGGGATGAGCACCGCTGTGCCAACAAGTACGGCGCCGACTGGGCGCGCTACAAGGCCGCCGTGCCCTACCGCCTGCTGCCCGGAATCTTCTAG